The nucleotide sequence TGTTTTGTTCCTTTTTTCGAACCTTTTTGTCCTCTACAGATGGACGGGAATAAGGTTTTTGACGAGTTTTAGTTGAAGTATACGTAGACTGTTTCGAGTGACTTTTGCCTGATTCTATAATCCAATCTGGATCATCAACAGAATCTTCTGATGAAGTATAACTACCGCCAGAACTTGTACACGGACTAGGCGGTGGAATATCTTCCGTATGCAAACGTACATATTCATCTACCACAGCTAAATCATGCGCAACGTCTGTATTTAATGGATCTAATGATACATTTTTTGTATTCCATTGCAATGATGCTTCATTCTCGCATGATTTTTCTTCAGGAATTACGACGCTGTATATAGATTCATGGTTGGAATACAATGGTTGTACAGGCTGTAAAGTAACAAGTAATTGGGTATTTACATTTAACGGTTTATGAGGAGGAGGTGATTGAGGTGGTGTAAGAGTGGAAGTTGATGAAGG is from Megachile rotundata isolate GNS110a chromosome 2, iyMegRotu1, whole genome shotgun sequence and encodes:
- the crc gene encoding bZIP transcription factor crc isoform X2 → MAAICYSEPFSDWLEEKIELPIFEELPVSESGQIKPSYTEITKIPQQDNTQTLLQEFETVLGDVEACHQIVPSSTSTLTPPQSPPPHKPLNVNTQLLVTLQPVQPLYSNHESIYSVVIPEEKSCENEASLQWNTKNVSLDPLNTDVAHDLAVVDEYVRLHTEDIPPPSPCTSSGGSYTSSEDSVDDPDWIIESGKSHSKQSTYTSTKTRQKPYSRPSVEDKKVRKKEQNKNAATRYRQKKKQEIKEILGEERELTEHNAKLKNQVTDLQREIGYLKGLMRDLFKAKGLIK